Proteins encoded in a region of the Zea mays cultivar B73 chromosome 2, Zm-B73-REFERENCE-NAM-5.0, whole genome shotgun sequence genome:
- the LOC103649300 gene encoding uncharacterized protein isoform X2, which produces MEHNADRTPLIDISNTSVTGDQIGSNSLGPIDDANERKRQRDRERYATMSIEQKNEKNRKRREARQRNKGLPLKSESSRGPIKNTPLAGNSIERKRQRDRERRATMSVEQRNEYNNKRRQMRQRNKGQNVMPDVSGDGDKKENVDPDDDSDWLHRNETFQSNDYVATTDLLPPGSVHESVGVIGEPSIGVREYRLERLRLYNQTPKRKEAKIEYMRKRRVLQADTLNVASIAMEDPTYTPEVVHPATEPSTVTTCDWVIPEFIRTPFLPAQTQTEDVGSFDMSTEAIRHKHHVPRGERQAILARRNKQFQASIARNVTTLNGDTIGDANNNAQCSVPCQAATLPTNGSEGITEQGNEVEHTQEKPTVISNDDDDDDEAVIFEEDDDNDEGYIFAGQYEETDEDIEIDGTQDESTGTDVPDPYDKVYSNLPEETHMLKPVPDCGYCTAKKFEYEPPGFCCRGGKVELAPLDTPPQLRRLWDSADSDAKHFRDNIRFFNGHFSFTSLYCCLDSMTTNVRDSGIYTFRAQGMMYHNIKSFGKEGGSEHKHLELYFYDDDPSLEHRYRKCREEQLQKDKDVIKQIVGILHGNPYSEHLRSMGHVENLDDYHIALNLDQTLNQKTYNTPLTSEVAAVWIEGSERRGQFSKSVMLHGKDRSSHGIRSYHGCYDALSYPLFFPKGELGWHANIPKVGVSMDEVDAYRATHRANNSNDEDAG; this is translated from the exons ATGGAGCATAATGCTGATCGCACACCATTAATAGACATCTCAAACACAAGCGTTacag GTGATCAAATAGGATCAAACTCGCTTGGACCAATAGACGATGCTAATGAACGTAAGAGGCAAAGGGATAGAGAAAGATATGCCACGATGTCCATTGAACaaaagaatgagaaaaataggAAGCGCCGTGAAGCACGTCAACGAAACAAAGGACTACCCCTAAAGTCTGAGTCATCTAGAG GTCCTATTAAAAACACTCCATTGGCTGGTAATTCTATCGAACGAAAGAGGCAAAGGGATAGAGAAAGGCGTGCAACAATGTCGGTTGAACAAAGGAATGAGTACAATAACAAGCGTCGTCAAATGCGTCAACGAAATAAGGGACAAAATGTGATGCCCGATGTTTCAGGAG ATGGCGACAAAAAAGAAAATGTGGATCCAGATGATGATAGCGACTGGCTGCATCGGAACGAGACATTCCAGTCAAACGACTATGTCGCAACGACAGACCTTCTGCCACCAG GCAGTGTGCATGAATCTGTTGGTGTCATTGGGGAACCGAGTATCGGCGTTAGGGAGTATAGGCTTGAACGCCTTAGGTTGTATAATCAAACACCAAAGCGAAAAGAGGCAAAGATAGAGTACATGAGAAAACGTAGAGTGCTACAGGCTGACACTCTGAATGTTGCGTCCATCGCCATGGAGGACCCAACATATACCCCTGAGGTTGTGCACCCTGCAACGGAACCTTCAACAGTTACCACCTGCGACTGGGTTATCCCTGAATTCATTAGGACACCTTTCCTACCAGCTCAAACACAGACCGAGGATGTCGGTTCATTCGATATGTCTACTGAAGCAATAAGACATAAACATCATGTGCCGCGTGGGGAAAGACAAGCTATCTTAGCCCGTCGAAACAAACAATTTCAAGCATCCATTGCAAGGAACGTGACTACTTTGAATGGGGATACTATCGGTGACGCCAACAACAATG CACAATGTAGCGTTCCATGCCAAGCCGCTACCTTGCCAACAAATGGAAGTGAAGGCATAACCGAACAAGGAAATGAGGTGGAGCATACACAAGAGAAGCCAACGGTCATTTCCAATG atgatgatgatgatgatgaggctGTCATATTCGAAGAAGATGATGACAACGACGAGGGATACATATTCGCTGGCCAAT ACGAGGAGACTGACGAGGACATCGAAATCGATGGTACTCAGGATGAATCTACTGGCACTGATGTGCCTGACCCGTACGACAAGGTATACAGTAACCTCCCTGAAGAAACACATATGCTGAAGCCTGTTCCTGACTGCGGTTATTGCACTGCGAAGAAGTTTGAGTACGAGCCACCTGGGTTTTGCTGTCGTGGTgggaaggttgagctagcacCACTCGATACCCCTCCCCAGCTCAGGAGGTTGTGGGATAGTGCAGACTCTGATGCTAAGCACTTTCgtgataacattaggttttttaatggccatttctctttcacttcCCTATACTGTTGCCTCGATAGTATGACAACTAATGTGCGAGATTCTGGTATATACACGTTCCGGGCACAAGGCATGATGTACCACAATATCAAGTCATTCGGTAAGGAAGGTGGGTCGGAGCATAAACATCTAGAGCTTTACTTTTACGATGACGATCCCAGTCTCGAGCATCGGTACCGTAAGTGTCGTGAAGAACAGCTTCAGAAAGACAAAGATGTTATTAAACAGATAGTTGGCATACTCCATGGAAACCCGTACTCCGAGCACCTTAGGAGCATGGGCCATGTTGAGAACCTTGATGACTATCATATCGCATTGAACCTTGACCAGACTTTGAACCAGAAGACATATAACACGCCTCTCACTTCGGAGGTGGCCGCTGTATGGATCGAGGGGAGCGAACGGCGAGGCCAGTTCAGCAAGAGTGTTATGTTACATgggaaggataggtcaagccacggCATCCGCTCATACCATGGATGCTACGATGCACTATCGTATCCACTGTTCTTCCctaaaggtgaacttggatggcatgcaaATATCCCAAAGGTTGGTGTATCCATGGATGAAGTGGATGCATACCGTGCGACACATAGGGCAAATAATTCAAACGATGAAGATGCAGGTTAG
- the LOC103649300 gene encoding uncharacterized protein isoform X3, with protein sequence MSIEQKNEKNRKRREARQRNKGLPLKSESSRGPIKNTPLAGNSIERKRQRDRERRATMSVEQRNEYNNKRRQMRQRNKGQNVMPDVSGDGDKKENVDPDDDSDWLHRNETFQSNDYVATTDLLPPGSVHESVGVIGEPSIGVREYRLERLRLYNQTPKRKEAKIEYMRKRRVLQADTLNVASIAMEDPTYTPEVVHPATEPSTVTTCDWVIPEFIRTPFLPAQTQTEDVGSFDMSTEAIRHKHHVPRGERQAILARRNKQFQASIARNVTTLNGDTIGDANNNAQCSVPCQAATLPTNGSEGITEQGNEVEHTQEKPTVISNDDDDDDEAVIFEEDDDNDEGYIFAGQCTYVNFYYDYDTKAYINTHVLVVVFQKISDEETDEDIEIDGTQDESTGTDVPDPYDKVYSNLPEETHMLKPVPDCGYCTAKKFEYEPPGFCCRGGKVELAPLDTPPQLRRLWDSADSDAKHFRDNIRFFNGHFSFTSLYCCLDSMTTNVRDSGIYTFRAQGMMYHNIKSFGKEGGSEHKHLELYFYDDDPSLEHRYRKCREEQLQKDKDVIKQIVGILHGNPYSEHLRSMGHVENLDDYHIALNLDQTLNQKTYNTPLTSEVAAVWIEGSERRGQFSKSVMLHGKDRSSHGIRSYHGCYDALSYPLFFPKGELGWHANIPKVGVSMDEVDAYRATHRANNSNDEDAG encoded by the exons ATGTCCATTGAACaaaagaatgagaaaaataggAAGCGCCGTGAAGCACGTCAACGAAACAAAGGACTACCCCTAAAGTCTGAGTCATCTAGAG GTCCTATTAAAAACACTCCATTGGCTGGTAATTCTATCGAACGAAAGAGGCAAAGGGATAGAGAAAGGCGTGCAACAATGTCGGTTGAACAAAGGAATGAGTACAATAACAAGCGTCGTCAAATGCGTCAACGAAATAAGGGACAAAATGTGATGCCCGATGTTTCAGGAG ATGGCGACAAAAAAGAAAATGTGGATCCAGATGATGATAGCGACTGGCTGCATCGGAACGAGACATTCCAGTCAAACGACTATGTCGCAACGACAGACCTTCTGCCACCAG GCAGTGTGCATGAATCTGTTGGTGTCATTGGGGAACCGAGTATCGGCGTTAGGGAGTATAGGCTTGAACGCCTTAGGTTGTATAATCAAACACCAAAGCGAAAAGAGGCAAAGATAGAGTACATGAGAAAACGTAGAGTGCTACAGGCTGACACTCTGAATGTTGCGTCCATCGCCATGGAGGACCCAACATATACCCCTGAGGTTGTGCACCCTGCAACGGAACCTTCAACAGTTACCACCTGCGACTGGGTTATCCCTGAATTCATTAGGACACCTTTCCTACCAGCTCAAACACAGACCGAGGATGTCGGTTCATTCGATATGTCTACTGAAGCAATAAGACATAAACATCATGTGCCGCGTGGGGAAAGACAAGCTATCTTAGCCCGTCGAAACAAACAATTTCAAGCATCCATTGCAAGGAACGTGACTACTTTGAATGGGGATACTATCGGTGACGCCAACAACAATG CACAATGTAGCGTTCCATGCCAAGCCGCTACCTTGCCAACAAATGGAAGTGAAGGCATAACCGAACAAGGAAATGAGGTGGAGCATACACAAGAGAAGCCAACGGTCATTTCCAATG atgatgatgatgatgatgaggctGTCATATTCGAAGAAGATGATGACAACGACGAGGGATACATATTCGCTGGCCAATGTACTTATGTCaatttttattatgattatgatacCAAGGCTTATATAAATACACATGTCTTAGTCGTTGTTTTCCAAAAAATATCAGACGAGGAGACTGACGAGGACATCGAAATCGATGGTACTCAGGATGAATCTACTGGCACTGATGTGCCTGACCCGTACGACAAGGTATACAGTAACCTCCCTGAAGAAACACATATGCTGAAGCCTGTTCCTGACTGCGGTTATTGCACTGCGAAGAAGTTTGAGTACGAGCCACCTGGGTTTTGCTGTCGTGGTgggaaggttgagctagcacCACTCGATACCCCTCCCCAGCTCAGGAGGTTGTGGGATAGTGCAGACTCTGATGCTAAGCACTTTCgtgataacattaggttttttaatggccatttctctttcacttcCCTATACTGTTGCCTCGATAGTATGACAACTAATGTGCGAGATTCTGGTATATACACGTTCCGGGCACAAGGCATGATGTACCACAATATCAAGTCATTCGGTAAGGAAGGTGGGTCGGAGCATAAACATCTAGAGCTTTACTTTTACGATGACGATCCCAGTCTCGAGCATCGGTACCGTAAGTGTCGTGAAGAACAGCTTCAGAAAGACAAAGATGTTATTAAACAGATAGTTGGCATACTCCATGGAAACCCGTACTCCGAGCACCTTAGGAGCATGGGCCATGTTGAGAACCTTGATGACTATCATATCGCATTGAACCTTGACCAGACTTTGAACCAGAAGACATATAACACGCCTCTCACTTCGGAGGTGGCCGCTGTATGGATCGAGGGGAGCGAACGGCGAGGCCAGTTCAGCAAGAGTGTTATGTTACATgggaaggataggtcaagccacggCATCCGCTCATACCATGGATGCTACGATGCACTATCGTATCCACTGTTCTTCCctaaaggtgaacttggatggcatgcaaATATCCCAAAGGTTGGTGTATCCATGGATGAAGTGGATGCATACCGTGCGACACATAGGGCAAATAATTCAAACGATGAAGATGCAGGTTAG
- the LOC103649300 gene encoding uncharacterized protein isoform X1, which produces MEHNADRTPLIDISNTSVTGDQIGSNSLGPIDDANERKRQRDRERYATMSIEQKNEKNRKRREARQRNKGLPLKSESSRGPIKNTPLAGNSIERKRQRDRERRATMSVEQRNEYNNKRRQMRQRNKGQNVMPDVSGDGDKKENVDPDDDSDWLHRNETFQSNDYVATTDLLPPGSVHESVGVIGEPSIGVREYRLERLRLYNQTPKRKEAKIEYMRKRRVLQADTLNVASIAMEDPTYTPEVVHPATEPSTVTTCDWVIPEFIRTPFLPAQTQTEDVGSFDMSTEAIRHKHHVPRGERQAILARRNKQFQASIARNVTTLNGDTIGDANNNAQCSVPCQAATLPTNGSEGITEQGNEVEHTQEKPTVISNDDDDDDEAVIFEEDDDNDEGYIFAGQCTYVNFYYDYDTKAYINTHVLVVVFQKISDEETDEDIEIDGTQDESTGTDVPDPYDKVYSNLPEETHMLKPVPDCGYCTAKKFEYEPPGFCCRGGKVELAPLDTPPQLRRLWDSADSDAKHFRDNIRFFNGHFSFTSLYCCLDSMTTNVRDSGIYTFRAQGMMYHNIKSFGKEGGSEHKHLELYFYDDDPSLEHRYRKCREEQLQKDKDVIKQIVGILHGNPYSEHLRSMGHVENLDDYHIALNLDQTLNQKTYNTPLTSEVAAVWIEGSERRGQFSKSVMLHGKDRSSHGIRSYHGCYDALSYPLFFPKGELGWHANIPKVGVSMDEVDAYRATHRANNSNDEDAG; this is translated from the exons ATGGAGCATAATGCTGATCGCACACCATTAATAGACATCTCAAACACAAGCGTTacag GTGATCAAATAGGATCAAACTCGCTTGGACCAATAGACGATGCTAATGAACGTAAGAGGCAAAGGGATAGAGAAAGATATGCCACGATGTCCATTGAACaaaagaatgagaaaaataggAAGCGCCGTGAAGCACGTCAACGAAACAAAGGACTACCCCTAAAGTCTGAGTCATCTAGAG GTCCTATTAAAAACACTCCATTGGCTGGTAATTCTATCGAACGAAAGAGGCAAAGGGATAGAGAAAGGCGTGCAACAATGTCGGTTGAACAAAGGAATGAGTACAATAACAAGCGTCGTCAAATGCGTCAACGAAATAAGGGACAAAATGTGATGCCCGATGTTTCAGGAG ATGGCGACAAAAAAGAAAATGTGGATCCAGATGATGATAGCGACTGGCTGCATCGGAACGAGACATTCCAGTCAAACGACTATGTCGCAACGACAGACCTTCTGCCACCAG GCAGTGTGCATGAATCTGTTGGTGTCATTGGGGAACCGAGTATCGGCGTTAGGGAGTATAGGCTTGAACGCCTTAGGTTGTATAATCAAACACCAAAGCGAAAAGAGGCAAAGATAGAGTACATGAGAAAACGTAGAGTGCTACAGGCTGACACTCTGAATGTTGCGTCCATCGCCATGGAGGACCCAACATATACCCCTGAGGTTGTGCACCCTGCAACGGAACCTTCAACAGTTACCACCTGCGACTGGGTTATCCCTGAATTCATTAGGACACCTTTCCTACCAGCTCAAACACAGACCGAGGATGTCGGTTCATTCGATATGTCTACTGAAGCAATAAGACATAAACATCATGTGCCGCGTGGGGAAAGACAAGCTATCTTAGCCCGTCGAAACAAACAATTTCAAGCATCCATTGCAAGGAACGTGACTACTTTGAATGGGGATACTATCGGTGACGCCAACAACAATG CACAATGTAGCGTTCCATGCCAAGCCGCTACCTTGCCAACAAATGGAAGTGAAGGCATAACCGAACAAGGAAATGAGGTGGAGCATACACAAGAGAAGCCAACGGTCATTTCCAATG atgatgatgatgatgatgaggctGTCATATTCGAAGAAGATGATGACAACGACGAGGGATACATATTCGCTGGCCAATGTACTTATGTCaatttttattatgattatgatacCAAGGCTTATATAAATACACATGTCTTAGTCGTTGTTTTCCAAAAAATATCAGACGAGGAGACTGACGAGGACATCGAAATCGATGGTACTCAGGATGAATCTACTGGCACTGATGTGCCTGACCCGTACGACAAGGTATACAGTAACCTCCCTGAAGAAACACATATGCTGAAGCCTGTTCCTGACTGCGGTTATTGCACTGCGAAGAAGTTTGAGTACGAGCCACCTGGGTTTTGCTGTCGTGGTgggaaggttgagctagcacCACTCGATACCCCTCCCCAGCTCAGGAGGTTGTGGGATAGTGCAGACTCTGATGCTAAGCACTTTCgtgataacattaggttttttaatggccatttctctttcacttcCCTATACTGTTGCCTCGATAGTATGACAACTAATGTGCGAGATTCTGGTATATACACGTTCCGGGCACAAGGCATGATGTACCACAATATCAAGTCATTCGGTAAGGAAGGTGGGTCGGAGCATAAACATCTAGAGCTTTACTTTTACGATGACGATCCCAGTCTCGAGCATCGGTACCGTAAGTGTCGTGAAGAACAGCTTCAGAAAGACAAAGATGTTATTAAACAGATAGTTGGCATACTCCATGGAAACCCGTACTCCGAGCACCTTAGGAGCATGGGCCATGTTGAGAACCTTGATGACTATCATATCGCATTGAACCTTGACCAGACTTTGAACCAGAAGACATATAACACGCCTCTCACTTCGGAGGTGGCCGCTGTATGGATCGAGGGGAGCGAACGGCGAGGCCAGTTCAGCAAGAGTGTTATGTTACATgggaaggataggtcaagccacggCATCCGCTCATACCATGGATGCTACGATGCACTATCGTATCCACTGTTCTTCCctaaaggtgaacttggatggcatgcaaATATCCCAAAGGTTGGTGTATCCATGGATGAAGTGGATGCATACCGTGCGACACATAGGGCAAATAATTCAAACGATGAAGATGCAGGTTAG